The Methylobacterium durans nucleotide sequence GCGTAGTCCATCCGGCGGTGGGCGCGATGCCCTACGGCGCCCGGAGGGTGAAGGTGCTCGCCAACGCGCTCGGCGAGCGCGACCGGACGGCGCGGATGCGGCGCTGGTTCGGCGGCGTCTCCTCGGCCGAGCGCGCGGCGCTGACGGGCCGGGCCGTCGCCGCCCAGATCGACGCCTTCCCGTTCTCGATCGCGACGGGCTCGGGCGTGCGGCGCACGCAGTTCTACGATCAGACCTCCTATCTGCCCGACAACCTTTTGGAGCGCGGCGACCGCATGATGATGGCCGCCGGCATCGAGGGACGCATGCCGTTCATGGATGTCGAACTCGCCCGCCTCGTCGCGCGCTTCCCGGACCGCTTTCTCGTCGGCCACCCGAAGGGCAAGGCGGTCCTGCGGGCCGCCACCGCCCGGATGCTGCCGGCCTCGATCCTGAACCGGAAGAAGGTGGGCTTCACCGTGCCGACCGGCCTGTGGTTCCGCGGCCCGATGCGCGAGCGCCTCTCCGATCTCCTCCTGTCCGGTGCGTCCGAGACCCGGCGAATCCTGCGCGCACCGGAGATCGACCGCCTCGTCGCCGAGCATCTCGACGGCCGCCGCGATCACCAGAAGGTGCTGTGGTCGCTGGCCAACCTCGAACTCTTCCTGCGCACCTTCCGGCCCGACCTCGGCGCCGGCCTGCCCGAGACGCGAGTCGCCTGAGGTGGCGCAGGTCCGCTCCGTCGCGATCTACGTCCCCTGCCTCCAGGCGGGCGGCGCGGAGCGCGTCGCCGCCGTGCTGGCGACCGGGCTCCACAGGGCGGGCGTCGCCACGACGCTGATCGTCGATGCGGAGCGGCCGGAGAACCGCGGCTTCGTCGCAGCCGGCGTTACGATGGTGGTGCTCGGCGGCGGCCACGCGGACAACACGCGCCGGCTCGCCCGCTGGCTGCGCGCCAACGGGCCGGACATCGCGATGGCGATCGACGCGCCGGCGAGCGTGAAGCTCGCCGCCGCGAAGATGCTCGCCCGCGGACGCACCCGGATCGTGCTCTCCTATCACGGGCACGCGGGCATCGTGCGCGGGCGGCTCGGCAACGCGGCCTTCCGGCTCGCCTTCCTGCTCACCCGCTTCGCGGACCGCACCGTCTGCGTCTCGGAGGGGCTGGCGCGGCGCCTCGTCGAGGATTGGCGCGCGAGCGCCGCGCGGATCGAGAGCATCCCGAATCCGATCCCGGTGGAGCACGCCCACGCGGCGGCCGACGCGGCCGACCTCGCCACGCGCCCGCCCACGATCGTCGCC carries:
- a CDS encoding asparagine synthetase B family protein, with protein sequence MPGPSTFFAGIRKVPPGCLGIWREGQLELRRYFTPPFAETAPDVTDFGEAVRLFEAGFDEAVRIRMRSDAPFGAFLSGGLDSSAVVAAMARHARGRLKTFSVGFAEAAYSELDHARTVAELFDTDHAECVITPEDFLAAWPDALAHRGAPVTETSDIPILLLARAASASVKMVLTGEGSDELLAGYPKHRAERWLALYQSLVPGVVHDRVVHPAVGAMPYGARRVKVLANALGERDRTARMRRWFGGVSSAERAALTGRAVAAQIDAFPFSIATGSGVRRTQFYDQTSYLPDNLLERGDRMMMAAGIEGRMPFMDVELARLVARFPDRFLVGHPKGKAVLRAATARMLPASILNRKKVGFTVPTGLWFRGPMRERLSDLLLSGASETRRILRAPEIDRLVAEHLDGRRDHQKVLWSLANLELFLRTFRPDLGAGLPETRVA
- a CDS encoding glycosyltransferase, with translation MAQVRSVAIYVPCLQAGGAERVAAVLATGLHRAGVATTLIVDAERPENRGFVAAGVTMVVLGGGHADNTRRLARWLRANGPDIAMAIDAPASVKLAAAKMLARGRTRIVLSYHGHAGIVRGRLGNAAFRLAFLLTRFADRTVCVSEGLARRLVEDWRASAARIESIPNPIPVEHAHAAADAADLATRPPTIVAVGRLVPEKGYDSLIRALTLLPGDVRLTILGDGPERPALQRAADEAGVAGQVSLPGFAEPWPAYGAARVFALSSISESFGNVVVEALASGLPVVATDCGGPGEILDRGRYGTLVPVGDSAALAAGLGAALADPGDPAFRVARAASYAVPQIVERYLDLFERVIAG